Within Populus trichocarpa isolate Nisqually-1 chromosome 6, P.trichocarpa_v4.1, whole genome shotgun sequence, the genomic segment ATGAAAGTTCTGGTTATAAACAGTCTTTGCTATGGCTGCTTTCCCAACTCCACCAATCCCATAGAGTATAGCAATAGCAGCACCATGGGTGCCATCTCGCAACCATGAGTTGTTTATAGCTCTTGTAGGGTCAAGCTGAACTGAACTCTGAACCAAGCTCAGTCCCAAGAAAACAGAGAAACTCCCCCCACACTTCCTCTCCTCTCAAAAACAAACCTCccctctctctttcattatccAACAATATGGATAGCCCACAAAGAATATCCATTAAAGAACCTCAAGTTATCCTCTCTCCATGCAGCAGTAGAAGAAGGAGAGCAAGCAGTGATTCAAACTCACCACCCGAATTCGAGTTCTGGATGGTCCAAAACGCATCTTTCCCTCAACCAAATCTTGTTACAGCTAATGAACTCTTTGTTGATGGTGTCCTCCTCCCTCTCTACCTCCTCCACCaccccaacaacaacaacaacaaccacccGCCTGATCCTGATCCTGACTCAACCGAACCCGAACCTCCCAGCTCCCAACCTGACCCTGAACCCGAAATCTCGCCAGCAAGCATAACAATGGAGCCAACAAGCAGTTCCAAGAGATGGAAAGATATAATATTCAAGAAAGGTGACAAGAAAACTTCAACAGCTGCcaagaaacaagaagagaaagatAAGGACAAGGACAAggacaaaaagagagagaaaaggagtcAAAATGGAGCGAGTTCAGCTGAGTTGAATATCAACATATGGCCATTTTCACGTAGTAGATCCGAAGGGAACAGTGTGACCCGACCCAAGTTGTTTCCCGGGGCTCCCGGAACCCGGAAGGTAAGTAGTGCCCCTTGTTCGAGGAGTAATTCAGCAGGGGAATCCAAATCAAGAAAGTCATGGCCAAGTAGCCCGGGTCGACCAGGAGTCCATTTGATTCGGAGCAGCCCAGTGTGGCAGGTTCGACGTGGAGGTGGTACGGGTACGAAGAGTAGCTTCCCTGAGCCTGTGGTTCGGAGTGGTGAGAAATCGAGCGGTAAAAAAGAAGTTACCGAGCCTCGCCGCAGTAAAAATACAGCCAATGTCAATGGCAGCACTAATGGTGCTAGAGCAAAGGTTTTGAATATAAATGTCCCCGTTTGTATCGGGTATAGAAATCATTTGAGTTGCAGAAGCGGTGTCCGCGGTGCTGACGGCAGTGACGGTGGCGCAACCAAAAACGCTGGCGGTGATTGTGGTGGTAGTGGCACTACTAATGTTGGAAATGGTGGTAGTCTTTTCAATTTACGTAGCCTCTTCACAAAAAAAGTTTATTAGAGTTTGTAATTAATTGACcctctaattatatttttttttgtaaagtattaattaatagCAATATTAAGTTTGATTTAGATGTACTTTTCAGTGTATTCTCTGTATTTTTCCTTGTATAAACAAAGGATTTATTTTTCTCACCAATTCACATatacaattagttttttttttgttaccagatgcaattagttaattaaaaagttaCTAACTTTAAAAGTTTGTTCACTTTTCTTGTGCGAGATTTGGTTATTTTGTTAGAGCATTTGGAAGGCGAGGCTTTACTTAGAAGAGTTAAACtgtgatataaaaatattttttttatttatatgtactcaaataataaaaagttatttagaaaagttaaaaatgttttcataaatttaatatataattattttaacaatcaaCTGGTTGactttgcattttaaaaataatatagataattATCTATTAACTTAAGGATGttaataaggatgaaattaaaaaaaaattaattaaaaaaataaaacaaatatttatttaatttgaatgaatttGTCAAACTATGATATAAATCATAAGATAGAAtagtcttataaaaaataaatttaaaaaacatagatttttaaaaaaaaatcaaagaaaaaaaaacacaaaatcatataaaaaaaaattgagtgtatgatttttttaaaatccaagtacaattttacaaaaacaacagaACTACCTCGCCAAGCACATGCGCATAAatagcatagtttttaaaccagACCCGGTGGTCAACCCGGTATAATGATCGGGttacgggtcagatgggttgacccgggtcaatccgggtcaacccaaaaaaaatctaatgcaaGTTGCATTAGTTGCTAGTTGCTGCTGCAGCAACAATAGCAAACCCAGTATTCAATACTTCTAAACTTTCACTTCCATCCTTTAAAATGCCAACCACCATCTTCTGTCCATCACTGGACCGAAACATTTCAgtactttgaagtttgaacatcTGCAAATTACAAGGACACAAACATTTCATTCACAATAGGAATGTTAGAACAAACAGAACAAACCAACTCCAGCCCACCATTCCCAGATCCTTCAACACCAGTAAACAATCCAACCATTTCATCAAGCAACCCAACCATTTCATCCAAATCATCAtctgggtttaagaaaaaatcgaTGCCAGATCAACTGATCAACAACTGCAAGTTCAAAAAAGAGGCAGAgaataaagaagagagagagtgaaagaaAGAGAGTCGTGAAGAGAAACAAGCAACATCAACTTCATCTAACCTTATTTGCAAATTTGAACTGGTATGACTTGCCTTGACGTCTTCTGCTCCTCTATTCTTCTTCGCAAATCGCAACTGAAATGGCTTTGAAGATTTATGAGATTAGGTAATTTAGGTTTTCTCATTTCTGTCCTTTTATTGTCAAACCGCAGACATCTCATCTACTAGAAGACTATGAATGTTGGTTTGCGTTTATTATTGAACATGTTTATTTCTTATTGAAGGTTTgagtttatttcttatattattattattgaaggtTTGAGTTTCAAAAAGAATGGTGGTTAGAGAATGATTTCTTgtaaataaacatgtttgaatGTTGAGAGCTTATGAGTTTTGAAGAGCAACAACTAGACATTTACCATTGTTTTCCCTAATTGCCTTTTGAATTGTAAGTAGTGGATGcttcatgccttttttttttccttcacggTTTTCCTTCCTATCCTTCTCTTTATATAATGAAGGTGGGAGTaaacttctttttgttttttcgttatttttttagttttgatttttttttcaaacgtGGAAAGCCTCATTGGGATTCATATTCCATAAGATCTTGCAATGtcaatataaatttgatatctatattaaatttggtttttattttttttattgctattttttttatcattttttaattgagtttgttttttaattttgtccatcaacattttattttatttttatgtataatttggtcggtccttatttttttgattgctatttgttttgtttcctattattttttgattgattattttttcaattctatccctcaacattttattgattggggatttaattttgttatttttataggtttatCTTCTATGAGGTTAGTTACAGTCTCATAATCTGGATCACAAGTTTTGAAGATTAGCTCGAGttgactttattttattttttaggttcttttttaaaactgaatttcttttctaaaaaaatcatctttcaacattgggttggttggggattgaatttcatgattttttcctttttttagggttattttaatctcatgtCTTGAGTCGTAGTATTAGTGGGTTAACACaagtctttttgtttttctgttgtttttttagattggatttttttctcggttttgcccttcaacattagattatCAGAGATTTGagctttgttgttgttttttttttcctataaggttatcttggtctcaggATCAGGTTATGTATTTAGTAAGCTGACTTGAGTGGACTcaggttattttgttttgttcttttttaatttgattttttttaattttatcttttaatatttgattgtttagaattgagtttcatatatattttttaaaggttgttGCATTCTCATTTGATGTTTTTGCCTCGTTATCAAATACTAGGAGGatatatttctataatattggcaattttttttttagttgattattgtgatttttttagtttgatttgtttaatgttattatttattttttaaattatattattaaattaaccataCTTATTGAACTAAATCAAGTTAATAAACttagtctttgatttttttttcttaaaaaaaacattaacatcacctcaacatcttttttacattgaaaaaaactttgCCCTACTAGTAATACAGTTCAGGTAAATAATCTAGCTACAGTTAATCACGTGGCCACAAAGCCCCACTGGGGTTCATATTCCATAAGATTGCTCCAATATTCATTGGATGGTGTGTGGTAGGCTAGACATGTGAAGCCCATTAATTGATTATGTCGATGGTTGTGCTTTTTGAAGGTCCGTCAGGCTTGTTCTCCATGTTTCTTATTTGTCATGCTGTAAGGCGCATTGGAAACCTTTTTATACACATGAATTACTCGCTTCAGGATGAGGAAAGTCTCATAGCTTGTGGATTTGATTGATTCCCAATGGAGAGAAAAAATCACTCAGAACTTATTTCTGTACGTCAATACGGAAAAGACATGCCTGTTGCATATGGAGAAAGTGAACGATTGTTGGGAAAAGTTTTCTCACTTGCAAGAGATAATAACTTGGAGGCCATCGTGCAAGAGATAAACCCACTTCCTTTCAGTATGCTCAAACCTTGGATTCTTCAAATAGAATCTTTCCACAATTCAATCTCAAGAAGGCCATCGTTACGCACTCATCATGGTGCTTTGGAGACCAGAGGCATTTTTCACTTCTTGACCTTCTCCATATGCTCTACAAAACTTCCTTTCCCTTGCTCCTTGGTTGCAGAGGAGAAAGCATCTAGCAGTGATAATGAGAACTCTCCTGCAACAAAGGGTGTAGAGTTTCAAAAGAGGATTTGTGATAAAGGCTCCATGAAGGAGAAACGTGGAAAGCCAGTGGTTGCTTCAGATAGACCTGGAAAAGGGGACAAACTACACAAGCACAATATCCACCATAGCATGTACAACCATTTAAAGAATTTGTGAAAGAGGAACATAAGAAGTTGCAGGAGCATTGGATACAATTGGCAAACGAAGATCGTTTTGCAGCATATATATGCAGGCTGTTGTTTCAGGATCAGATTGATTAAGGTGCAAACAAACATGGAGGATATGCGGGAACAAAACCATGAGATCGTGCTGGAATAATAATGGAGCAAGAAACAAAGAATTCGACATTTCTGACTCTATAGCAATTCTGGTTTTAATTATCTCCCCACAGGATCAGTCTCTGCAGCTTAGTTCTGTTGTTCAAATGGTATTTAGAGAACTTAacttaaacaaataacaaagggCAGAGCAAGAACATCTAGGTTACTGTCATccctcaaatttatttataggcaaaataaaaaattacaagatctttatcataaaaaaagaatcataacaACCATAATTCCTTTCATCTAAGGGATTACATAACTACATAGACTTATTCgaagtaaaaaaatcagaacataAGAAAATACCATAACCTATAGATAAATATGGCTAAAAACTAGCTGATAACAATTTCCTCCCTTTCTGTTGGCTACGATCCTAACCCTATGTATATgaatatggaaaataatcatgTCCATTTAAACTCTGATTCAGATGAAGCTTCTCCACATTCTGTTTCAAACATCTACTGGTGGATTGTCACAGACACATCAAGTTAATGAAGAGCAACGTTCCTATTCGATTGATTTGGAATTGAAAGTGCATGAAGAAGACATCGGGAAAGATTTGTTGCACAGAGAATCTGATGATGGCCTTCTTAACTACTTGGATGAGGCAAAATATGATTTGGTTTGTGAGGGTGGTGTTATATTTACACTCGGCTAAGGATGATCCCAAAGTCTTTGCTGTGGTTAAGACTGTTGAAGATGGTAGCTGGACACTGAGTCACAAATCAAATTGGCCTGCTTCATacaaaaaatgatgcaaattcATAGCTGTACACTGAGTGCcaaattattttaggttttaaaaagCTTTCAATATAAcaccaaatcaaaaaaaaaatcaactcaacccatcattattttcacatttaatttcttttcaaaaaaaacacataataatttCGTTATCAAAATCATAACGGTCATtgcaataataatttctaaaaatatgagAAGCTATTTCTGCTTTCGTTACATGTACATCATCACTAGTGTTTGATGAGCTGCTATCATCATCAGTTCCTTCCTCTTCATGCAACATTCGTACACCAACCCTCTTTATTTGAACAACCGGATCATCTGTAAACACTGAAACACTGAATTCATCACCGGTATCAAACGCAGGATCATTGGACCCAAATTTCCAATAGCTTAGCCATAACAATTCAGATTTACAATCGAAGCCTTATTTCTAGTTgttacaatgattttacttggAAAAGCAAATTTTGCATGTCAACAATTGCATTGAATTGGTAACATTTGTCCACATCATCGAGAACAATAAGAGTTCTTCTGCAACATAATGCACCCTTAATCTTTATAATCCCTTCATCGACATCATGTATCTCATCAGCAGTCTTGTTTAGGATATCAGAAAGAAGTTGCCTCTGTAGACAAACTACACCATTGGATTCTTTTGACCTTTCTCCAACATTTGATAGAAAGCTCCTGCCTTCAAATTTATGAAAGTTCTGGTTATAAACAGTCTTTGCTATGGCTGTCTTCCCAACTCCAACAATCCCATAGAGTATAGCAATAGCAGCACCATGGGTGCCATCTTGCAACCATGAGTGGATATATTTTACCAGATgatctcttccaatgaaatGAAGGGGGACATGAAATATTTTACGATCCAGATTCTTTGAGACCTTCTCCACGATAGATTGGACAAGCTGTGCCTCATTCCTGCATcagaaagaaaaatgtaatGTATGATAATTAGTAGTCTCTCCGTAAAGTTTCAAAATCTTAGTAtcatggaaaaaagaaattaaaccaGGCTGTGAGTCAATGATTGATCGGTACTTTTGTAGCAATGTTATCACCACatattaaaaccaaaaattgaataatgtagaaatctttccttttttccggtagtcaaggaaaaaaaagagggaaaaaagcatcttttatttttgttttcctgtGGAGTGGAGGGACATTGAAGCTGCACAATGTTTTGTGTCTTTGGCTATAAAGTGTGGGTTTAGGGAATCAGGGATTACAAGTGCTGATGGCAAGAGGTTTATTGAGTGGGGGTTCTATAAGAATGGAGGTTCCATGGTGTGATAGTAATAGGATTCTGTTGTCAAAAGAGTATGTGAGGTTTCCCGTTGACTTGGCTCATCGGAAAATTGGAAGAGAACTCGAGcgttttttagttgtttaagaGAAAACAGCAAATGGGTTTG encodes:
- the LOC127905480 gene encoding uncharacterized protein LOC127905480 isoform X4 — encoded protein: MDSPQRISIKEPQVILSPCSSRRRRASSDSNSPPEFEFWMVQNPSFPQPNLVTADELFVDGVLLPLYLLHHPNNNNNNHPPDPDPDSTEPEPPSSQPDPEPEISPASITMEPTSSSKRWKDIIFKKGDKKTSTAAKKQEEKDKDKDKDKKREKRSQNGASSAELNINIWPFSRSRSEGNSVTRPKLFPGAPGTRKVSSAPCSRSNSAGESKSRKSWPSSPGRPGVHLIRSSPVWQVRRGGGTGTKSSFPEPVVRSGEKSSGKKEVTEPRRSKNTANVNGSTNGARAKVLNINVPVCIGYRNHLSCRSGVRGADGSDGGATKNAGGDCGGSGTTNVGNGGSLFNLRSLFTKKVY